In Devosia chinhatensis, the following are encoded in one genomic region:
- a CDS encoding DUF3467 domain-containing protein, which translates to MTTIEGLSATTTDENRQPVSITWNDKDIVSQYSNIATVTATREEFFFLFGTHQNWRGVEGGQPVEVELSNRMVLSPFAAKRLLMILNQTVKAYEQRFGEVKL; encoded by the coding sequence ATGACCACTATCGAGGGTCTGAGCGCCACCACCACCGACGAAAACCGCCAGCCGGTGAGCATCACCTGGAACGACAAGGATATTGTCAGCCAATATTCCAATATCGCGACCGTGACCGCGACGCGCGAGGAGTTCTTCTTCCTGTTCGGCACGCACCAGAACTGGCGCGGCGTCGAGGGCGGTCAGCCGGTCGAAGTGGAATTGTCCAACCGCATGGTGCTGAGCCCGTTCGCTGCCAAGCGCCTGCTGATGATCCTCAACCAGACCGTCAAGGCCTATGAGCAGCGCTTTGGCGAGGTCAAGCTCTAA
- a CDS encoding efflux RND transporter periplasmic adaptor subunit, whose amino-acid sequence MSIDPVPSEPVSPGAGPKAGETWVAQDAADAAHPFLSWFAGLQRSEPAFVWAGLFGGNAQSAFPLVLTRRSESIAVSAATLARDALAEGQFKMASLQDASGAMTALAMPLAGLDRVCVALIERKLVEASRLAHPFRTMCEHLSSLLMPKVAGQASSGAEIGQHDLSDADLLDLLSIRDEAEFAQALFAHLERALSPDQAVLATIRRGKTHVLRSARAQDPLPRGSRAGQTRLAALHAATRAQETLLLSWAPKAAVPGSGHGVDLVAVQSEDGVARAATLKLPRRQGGHFVWLGLWDKVPANLDEQWIGLAPGLGRLAVLLDAGRGANERRWRDNLPAWTDPRGWRLWAALASVMLVVWLLLPAPLHVTGQASLRSVDQRALVAPRDGFLSQVHVRAGERVEAGQLLAELDTRELSLRLSRIDAQINQAQSRRMAAMAGFNTAMVQVGDAEIEAMAAERALIALLLDQSRLVAEADAIIVSGDMAERVGTALRHGEPMFQLAPLDGYQVAIDIPQKDITQTAIDQSGSLKLTALPFDDFPIVIERISLRAAGEGGEPGFVALARIEAGHEAFRAGMQGVAQIETGQAMRGWVLVRDMVFWAQVQWWRWIP is encoded by the coding sequence ATGTCCATCGATCCTGTGCCATCCGAGCCGGTGTCCCCGGGCGCCGGGCCCAAAGCGGGCGAGACTTGGGTGGCGCAGGATGCTGCCGATGCAGCGCATCCCTTCCTGAGCTGGTTTGCTGGTCTGCAGCGCAGCGAACCGGCTTTCGTCTGGGCGGGCCTCTTCGGTGGCAACGCCCAGAGCGCGTTTCCGCTGGTCCTGACGCGCAGGAGCGAATCCATCGCCGTCAGCGCCGCCACCCTGGCGCGGGATGCTTTGGCTGAAGGCCAGTTCAAGATGGCCAGCCTACAGGACGCATCCGGCGCCATGACCGCTTTGGCCATGCCGCTCGCAGGCCTCGACCGCGTCTGCGTCGCTCTGATCGAGCGCAAGCTGGTCGAAGCGAGCCGCCTGGCCCACCCCTTCCGGACCATGTGTGAGCATTTGTCGAGCCTGCTCATGCCAAAGGTCGCTGGGCAGGCCTCTTCGGGTGCCGAGATCGGGCAGCATGACCTGTCCGACGCGGACCTTCTCGACCTCCTTTCCATTCGCGATGAGGCCGAGTTCGCACAGGCGCTATTTGCGCACCTCGAGCGCGCTCTCTCTCCTGACCAGGCGGTGCTGGCCACTATTCGCCGCGGCAAAACGCATGTTTTGCGCAGTGCCCGCGCCCAGGATCCGCTGCCCAGGGGCAGTCGCGCCGGACAAACCCGTCTTGCCGCTCTTCACGCTGCGACGCGTGCTCAAGAAACCCTTCTCCTTTCATGGGCGCCCAAAGCGGCTGTGCCCGGTTCGGGCCACGGCGTCGATCTGGTGGCCGTTCAGTCCGAAGACGGCGTGGCGCGGGCCGCAACACTGAAACTGCCCCGCAGGCAGGGCGGCCATTTTGTCTGGCTGGGGCTATGGGACAAGGTGCCGGCCAATCTCGACGAGCAGTGGATCGGTCTTGCGCCGGGACTGGGCCGCTTGGCGGTATTACTGGATGCGGGTAGGGGGGCGAACGAGCGGCGTTGGCGTGACAACTTGCCGGCTTGGACCGACCCGCGCGGCTGGCGTCTTTGGGCCGCCTTGGCCAGTGTCATGCTGGTGGTGTGGCTGCTGCTGCCCGCGCCGCTCCATGTCACCGGCCAGGCCAGCCTGCGCTCCGTCGACCAGCGCGCACTCGTCGCACCGCGGGACGGTTTTTTGAGCCAAGTTCATGTCCGTGCGGGCGAGAGGGTTGAGGCTGGTCAGCTTCTTGCCGAGCTCGACACGCGCGAACTTAGCTTGCGCCTTTCGCGCATCGACGCGCAGATCAACCAGGCGCAGAGCCGCCGCATGGCCGCCATGGCCGGGTTCAATACGGCCATGGTGCAGGTCGGTGATGCTGAAATCGAAGCCATGGCGGCTGAGCGCGCACTCATCGCGCTTCTGCTCGACCAGTCACGCCTTGTCGCCGAAGCCGACGCCATCATCGTGTCCGGCGACATGGCCGAACGCGTTGGAACGGCATTGCGCCACGGCGAACCGATGTTCCAGTTGGCGCCGCTCGACGGCTATCAGGTCGCCATCGATATTCCGCAAAAAGACATCACCCAGACCGCGATCGACCAGTCCGGTTCACTCAAGTTGACGGCGCTGCCATTCGACGATTTCCCCATAGTCATCGAGCGCATCTCGCTGCGGGCGGCGGGTGAGGGCGGCGAGCCCGGCTTTGTGGCGCTGGCCCGCATCGAGGCGGGGCACGAGGCGTTCCGCGCCGGCATGCAGGGTGTCGCCCAGATTGAAACCGGCCAGGCCATGCGCGGCTGGGTCCTGGTGCGCGACATGGTGTTCTGGGCGCAGGTGCAATGGTGGCGATGGATACCCTGA
- a CDS encoding site-2 protease family protein — MDTLTLNAAVPGRSGDDERRQAILRHRPRLVPNIRLGSVHRGRDHVYRAHDPLSGRTMELGPVAARILAQCDGTRSVAQLIEGETRHAGDQGEAARLVLACLEGAERQDLIRPLSPDHAGVAPRKLPGVIIRTLKNPLFARFSLFVPDPMIERLAWLARLCFSPWGAALWAGVVGFGAWLAIGNWDELFAYGREHALAPASLVWTLLLFPLVKLLHELGHALACKRWGGQVRDFGISLLVFIPIPFVDCSDSAFFPQRRQRILVAAAGMMFEFVIAVLALVVWVVATEPLVRLMAFNIVVMSTITTIVFNANPLLRYDAYYILCDLVGIDNLGTRAQAVINVLSRRLFLGDARAWPEKGRWHSALFVLYGVASFLYKCFIVVVVLVGIFPRFFIFGVVLALWGAITMVVLPMSKVMRSVFAPSGPGRKGQAGQLAIRAGIPIIIAGLFLAIPLPYAILSDGRVQVPPESVVRAGGNGFLVDLVRRSDVAAGAPLARLNDAILDAELASRSASLRAQQLRHDILLVTNLAQAAELAVEIGFLSQELAQQQANRNRLDTVATQPGLFTPAEGLRLGDFLREGDEIGLITPPGDERIVVTSLVQEDADLVRSRLAGVALRTMDAHGGVMEAQMLRSYPLQVSRGQGQAPEMTGRFILDLQTSSAGLTYGQPVSVRFDLGRASLAEQAWRAMTIWLTKISMSRYVEEPL; from the coding sequence ATGGATACCCTGACCCTGAATGCCGCCGTGCCCGGCAGGTCCGGGGACGATGAGCGGCGTCAGGCCATCCTGCGCCACCGACCGCGCCTAGTTCCCAATATCCGCCTGGGGTCGGTCCATCGCGGTCGGGACCATGTATACCGTGCGCACGATCCTCTGAGCGGTCGCACCATGGAGCTCGGCCCCGTCGCGGCGCGCATTCTGGCGCAATGCGACGGCACCCGCTCGGTGGCACAGTTGATCGAGGGGGAAACGCGCCACGCAGGCGATCAGGGCGAAGCGGCGCGGCTCGTGCTCGCCTGCCTCGAAGGCGCAGAGCGGCAGGACCTCATCCGCCCGCTCTCGCCCGACCATGCAGGCGTCGCCCCGCGAAAGCTTCCCGGCGTCATCATACGCACGCTCAAAAACCCGCTCTTTGCGCGTTTTTCGCTTTTCGTGCCCGATCCCATGATCGAGCGCCTGGCCTGGCTGGCGCGTCTCTGCTTCAGCCCCTGGGGCGCCGCACTATGGGCTGGCGTCGTCGGCTTCGGCGCCTGGTTGGCCATTGGCAATTGGGACGAACTCTTTGCCTATGGGCGCGAGCATGCCCTCGCCCCGGCCAGTCTGGTTTGGACATTGCTGCTCTTCCCCCTGGTCAAGCTGCTGCACGAGCTGGGTCACGCCCTGGCTTGCAAGCGCTGGGGGGGCCAGGTGCGCGATTTCGGCATTTCGCTTCTGGTCTTCATCCCCATTCCCTTCGTGGATTGCTCGGACAGCGCGTTCTTTCCCCAGCGTCGGCAGCGCATTCTGGTGGCGGCCGCCGGGATGATGTTCGAATTTGTCATCGCCGTATTGGCCCTTGTCGTCTGGGTGGTCGCCACCGAACCGCTGGTTCGGCTCATGGCCTTCAACATCGTGGTCATGTCCACAATCACGACCATTGTCTTCAATGCCAATCCGCTCCTGCGCTACGATGCCTATTACATCCTGTGCGACCTGGTCGGCATCGACAATCTGGGGACACGCGCGCAGGCGGTGATCAACGTGCTCTCCCGCCGGCTGTTTCTGGGTGATGCCCGGGCCTGGCCGGAAAAAGGCCGTTGGCACAGTGCGCTGTTTGTCCTCTATGGCGTCGCATCCTTTCTCTACAAATGTTTCATCGTCGTGGTCGTGCTGGTCGGCATATTCCCGCGTTTCTTCATCTTCGGCGTCGTTCTCGCACTCTGGGGCGCCATAACCATGGTGGTGCTGCCGATGAGCAAGGTGATGCGCTCCGTCTTTGCCCCCTCTGGCCCCGGCAGGAAGGGACAGGCCGGCCAACTTGCGATCCGGGCGGGCATTCCCATCATCATTGCCGGCCTGTTCCTGGCTATCCCTCTGCCTTACGCCATCCTGAGTGATGGTCGCGTCCAGGTGCCGCCCGAAAGTGTCGTCAGGGCCGGTGGCAACGGCTTTCTGGTCGATTTGGTGCGGCGCAGCGACGTCGCCGCCGGTGCGCCGCTTGCGCGACTGAACGACGCGATCCTTGATGCCGAGCTGGCATCGCGGTCGGCCTCGTTGCGCGCCCAGCAATTGCGGCACGACATCCTCCTGGTCACCAATCTCGCCCAGGCGGCGGAACTTGCGGTAGAGATCGGCTTCCTGAGCCAGGAATTGGCCCAGCAACAGGCCAATCGCAATCGGCTCGACACCGTCGCCACCCAGCCTGGTCTCTTCACGCCTGCCGAGGGTCTGCGCCTGGGGGACTTCCTGCGGGAAGGGGACGAGATCGGCCTCATCACCCCGCCAGGCGATGAACGCATCGTTGTCACCTCGCTTGTGCAGGAGGACGCCGATCTGGTGCGGTCGCGACTTGCCGGCGTTGCGCTGCGCACGATGGATGCGCATGGCGGTGTCATGGAGGCGCAGATGCTGCGCAGCTATCCCCTGCAGGTGTCGCGCGGCCAGGGGCAGGCGCCGGAAATGACCGGCCGCTTTATCCTTGATCTGCAGACCAGCTCGGCCGGCCTCACCTACGGCCAGCCTGTCTCCGTACGCTTCGACCTGGGTCGCGCGTCGCTGGCTGAGCAGGCCTGGCGCGCCATGACCATCTGGCTGACCAAGATTTCCATGTCGCGCTATGTGGAGGAACCGCTCTAG
- a CDS encoding dihydrolipoyl dehydrogenase produces the protein MAQIFDLSCDVAVIGAGTAGLGAARRALREGAKVLLIDDKFAGTMCANVGCMPSKLLIAASKAADHARRGALFGVRVSDVSIDGKAVMQRVRDERDRFAASTRKSFEDFPEGTLIKARARFTAPGELALDDGRTIKAKAIVVATGGTPKIPEAFSGLGDLCFTHETIFELPDLPKSMAVIGAGPIGLELAQAFARLGVKVSLFDDSETLGGVDDPHLQAMIQDTLSEDMMLCLGVTSRAHRNNDQIVVTYEGKGHSASESVDILLVATGRPPQFDGLDLEKAGIACDDKGTPLYDQQTMQCGTAPIFLAGDAAADRPILHEASAEGSIAGRNAATFPKVTPTQRMIPFSMVFSQPVLARIGEEPSNDHIIARASYGDQGRAKVDGEAIGEVQIVADPSDGRLLGAILFCPGAEHMAHLFVAAISAGLTASQMLSHPFYHPTLEEGLKPALREICSRVPSSGDYDRTSAPGG, from the coding sequence GTGGCCCAAATCTTTGACCTTTCCTGCGATGTTGCCGTGATCGGCGCCGGCACTGCCGGCCTTGGCGCGGCTAGGCGCGCCCTGCGCGAAGGCGCCAAAGTGCTGCTGATCGACGACAAGTTTGCAGGCACGATGTGCGCCAATGTCGGGTGCATGCCCTCGAAGCTGCTGATCGCTGCCTCCAAGGCCGCAGACCACGCGCGCCGCGGCGCGCTTTTTGGCGTCAGGGTGTCGGATGTCTCCATCGACGGCAAAGCGGTCATGCAGCGCGTGCGCGATGAACGCGACCGCTTCGCCGCCTCAACCCGCAAATCCTTCGAGGACTTTCCCGAAGGCACCTTGATAAAGGCTCGGGCGCGGTTCACGGCACCCGGCGAACTGGCGCTCGACGATGGTCGGACCATCAAGGCCAAGGCCATCGTCGTTGCCACTGGCGGCACACCCAAAATCCCGGAAGCCTTCTCCGGCCTTGGCGATCTGTGCTTCACCCACGAGACCATTTTCGAGCTGCCCGACTTGCCGAAATCGATGGCAGTCATCGGCGCTGGGCCCATAGGACTTGAACTGGCGCAGGCCTTCGCGCGGCTGGGGGTCAAGGTCTCCCTGTTCGACGATTCCGAAACATTGGGCGGCGTGGATGATCCGCACTTGCAGGCCATGATCCAGGACACGTTGAGCGAGGACATGATGCTTTGCCTTGGCGTGACCTCGCGAGCCCATCGGAACAACGATCAGATCGTGGTCACCTATGAAGGTAAGGGACATTCCGCGTCGGAAAGTGTCGATATCCTGCTCGTGGCTACCGGTCGCCCACCGCAATTCGATGGCCTTGATCTCGAGAAGGCCGGTATTGCCTGCGACGACAAAGGCACACCGCTTTACGATCAGCAGACGATGCAATGCGGAACCGCGCCGATCTTTCTGGCCGGCGATGCCGCAGCGGATCGTCCGATCCTGCACGAGGCCTCCGCCGAGGGCAGCATTGCCGGGCGCAATGCGGCGACCTTTCCCAAGGTCACGCCGACCCAGCGCATGATCCCCTTCTCAATGGTCTTCAGCCAGCCCGTTCTGGCCAGGATCGGTGAGGAGCCGTCCAACGACCATATCATTGCCCGTGCCTCCTATGGCGACCAGGGCCGGGCCAAGGTAGACGGAGAAGCCATAGGGGAGGTTCAGATCGTCGCTGATCCTTCCGATGGCCGGCTTCTGGGCGCCATTCTTTTCTGTCCGGGCGCCGAGCATATGGCGCACCTTTTCGTTGCGGCGATCTCTGCCGGTCTCACAGCTAGCCAGATGCTGTCGCACCCTTTTTATCATCCTACTCTCGAAGAGGGATTGAAGCCGGCCCTGCGCGAAATCTGCAGCCGCGTGCCGTCTTCGGGCGATTACGATCGCACGTCCGCCCCCGGGGGATGA
- a CDS encoding ABC transporter permease: MSRTGLLIRLAALVLLAWLLLRPTDFAGFFALFTRSGQPAIYNQGSLLSITISHLLIVFGAITASAVLAIGLAVLVTRRFGADFLPVSRAIANIGQTFPPVAVLALCVPLLGFGTTPTLVALFLYGLLPIFENALTGLTNVPPAVREAAKGMGLTPWQRLLKVELPLSLPLILAGLRLSTTIALSTATIGSTVAARTLGEVIIAGLQAGNTAFVVQGGLIVGGLAVLIHDGFAALERWQLRRIGR, from the coding sequence GTGAGCCGTACGGGTCTGCTCATTCGCCTCGCGGCACTCGTCCTGCTGGCGTGGCTGCTCCTGCGCCCTACCGATTTTGCAGGCTTTTTTGCGCTGTTCACTCGAAGCGGACAGCCCGCCATCTATAATCAGGGGAGCCTTCTCAGCATCACGATCAGCCATCTGCTGATCGTCTTTGGAGCGATCACTGCCTCCGCAGTGTTGGCCATAGGCCTCGCCGTCCTCGTCACCCGCCGTTTTGGCGCCGATTTCCTGCCGGTTTCGCGTGCCATCGCCAATATCGGCCAGACTTTCCCACCGGTTGCGGTGCTGGCGCTTTGCGTGCCGCTGCTGGGCTTCGGCACGACACCGACGCTGGTCGCGCTGTTTCTCTATGGATTGCTGCCGATCTTCGAGAACGCGCTGACGGGACTGACCAATGTGCCGCCCGCCGTGCGTGAAGCGGCCAAGGGCATGGGACTGACGCCTTGGCAGCGTTTGCTCAAGGTCGAATTGCCATTGTCCCTGCCCCTTATCCTGGCAGGGCTGCGCCTTTCCACCACCATTGCCCTTTCCACTGCCACGATCGGCTCCACTGTCGCGGCCCGTACGCTGGGGGAAGTGATTATTGCCGGCCTCCAGGCAGGCAATACAGCCTTCGTGGTCCAGGGTGGGTTGATCGTCGGTGGCCTGGCAGTCCTCATTCATGACGGTTTTGCGGCACTGGAGCGCTGGCAATTGCGGCGGATCGGTCGCTGA
- a CDS encoding ABC transporter ATP-binding protein, with amino-acid sequence MIEIDNVVKTYRDARACDGVSLMIDPRTICALVGTSGSGKTTLLRMINRLVQPTSGHIRIDGRDVMSVPAYELRRQMGYVIQGHGLFPHWTIAQNVGTVPSLLGWDRARIDKRIDDLLDLFQLDPATYRHRMPHQLSGGQRQRVGVARALAAKPNILLMDEPFGALDPVTRGKAQEDLRAIQKKFGTTIVLVTHDMDEAIHLGDRIAVMDKGHLLQHASPAEIIANPATDFVRELVGTTDRAFRLLSLAPLGDHLEQGKAEGEPLDAGMTLRTAYSELLWSGRKAAPVSRDGLPVGIVTLDGLGKLAARP; translated from the coding sequence ATGATCGAAATCGACAACGTCGTCAAAACCTATCGCGACGCCCGGGCCTGCGATGGCGTCAGCCTGATGATCGACCCCCGCACGATCTGCGCCCTGGTCGGCACTTCGGGATCGGGCAAGACGACGCTCCTGCGCATGATCAACCGTCTGGTACAGCCCACGAGTGGACATATCCGCATCGATGGCAGAGACGTGATGAGCGTGCCCGCCTACGAACTGCGCCGGCAGATGGGCTATGTGATCCAGGGGCATGGCCTGTTTCCCCATTGGACGATTGCGCAGAATGTGGGCACCGTTCCCAGCCTGCTCGGCTGGGATCGTGCCCGGATCGACAAGCGTATCGATGACTTGCTGGATCTGTTTCAGCTCGATCCCGCCACCTATCGCCATCGCATGCCGCATCAATTGTCTGGCGGGCAAAGGCAGCGCGTCGGTGTGGCGCGGGCGCTGGCGGCCAAACCCAATATCCTGCTCATGGACGAGCCTTTCGGAGCGCTGGACCCGGTCACGCGCGGCAAGGCGCAGGAAGACCTGCGCGCCATCCAGAAGAAATTCGGCACGACCATCGTTTTGGTCACCCATGACATGGACGAGGCGATCCATCTGGGTGACCGGATCGCGGTGATGGACAAGGGGCACCTGCTCCAGCATGCCAGCCCGGCCGAGATCATCGCCAATCCCGCGACAGATTTCGTGCGCGAACTTGTGGGCACCACGGACCGCGCCTTCCGACTTCTATCGCTGGCCCCCTTGGGCGACCACCTCGAACAGGGCAAGGCAGAGGGCGAGCCGCTCGATGCCGGCATGACATTGCGCACGGCCTATTCGGAACTGCTCTGGTCAGGCCGAAAGGCGGCGCCGGTCAGCCGCGATGGCCTGCCAGTGGGCATTGTCACCCTCGACGGTCTCGGCAAGCTGGCGGCCAGGCCGTGA
- a CDS encoding ABC transporter permease gives MTLADTAHEAEKGGLRIDPLGIVVAVVALFGLATPFAVYKANRIVPGDGLWLWQVLPPAETVLGVAVILGAIGFAVIRIDARWKLAVSSLGLAAMALLIGRAADGLMTPDNSYARTAFGTGFWLITFSLALMLTDALSRLRLRALGRIGLLIVAVLLLYALLASGVWNNLSILKEYDSRAPAFWQEARIHLLLAFGSVAIAVIIGVPVGVLCYKIEALRASVLNGLNVIQTIPSIALFGMLIAPLGWLAANVPGASAAGISGIGVAPAMVALVAYALLPIVANTLVGLTGLPQASVEAARGMGMTWRQRLFSVELPLAFPVMLTGVRIVLVQNIGLATIAALIGGGGFGVFVFQGIGQTAIDLVLLGAVPTVVMAFAAAVLLDSLIEVVSGRRQA, from the coding sequence ATGACGCTTGCAGACACTGCGCATGAGGCCGAAAAAGGCGGGTTGCGGATAGACCCGCTGGGTATTGTCGTGGCTGTCGTCGCCCTGTTCGGGCTGGCCACACCCTTTGCCGTCTATAAGGCCAATCGTATCGTTCCCGGCGACGGGCTCTGGCTTTGGCAGGTTTTGCCACCGGCAGAGACAGTGCTGGGCGTGGCCGTCATATTGGGTGCCATTGGTTTTGCGGTCATCAGGATCGATGCGCGTTGGAAACTTGCAGTATCGAGCCTTGGTCTGGCAGCGATGGCGTTGCTGATCGGCCGTGCTGCAGACGGCCTCATGACCCCTGACAACAGCTATGCTCGGACGGCGTTCGGTACAGGGTTCTGGCTTATCACCTTTTCCCTTGCGCTGATGCTGACCGATGCGCTTTCGCGCTTGCGTCTACGCGCCCTCGGCCGCATCGGGCTTCTCATCGTGGCCGTGCTGCTGCTCTATGCTCTTCTGGCCAGTGGGGTTTGGAACAATCTGTCCATTCTCAAGGAATACGACAGCCGAGCCCCGGCTTTCTGGCAGGAGGCGCGTATCCACCTGCTGCTGGCCTTCGGCTCGGTGGCAATTGCGGTAATCATCGGGGTGCCGGTGGGCGTCCTCTGCTACAAGATCGAAGCCCTCAGAGCCAGTGTGCTCAATGGTCTCAATGTAATCCAGACCATTCCGTCCATTGCCCTTTTCGGCATGCTGATCGCTCCGCTGGGATGGCTCGCTGCGAATGTGCCAGGCGCGAGCGCCGCAGGCATTTCCGGCATTGGTGTGGCTCCGGCAATGGTCGCGCTTGTTGCCTATGCACTGCTGCCGATCGTGGCCAATACCTTGGTGGGGCTCACCGGGCTGCCGCAAGCCAGCGTCGAAGCGGCGCGCGGCATGGGCATGACCTGGCGCCAGCGGCTTTTCAGCGTCGAACTGCCGCTCGCTTTCCCCGTGATGCTGACCGGAGTGCGGATCGTACTGGTGCAGAATATCGGTCTGGCGACGATCGCGGCGCTGATCGGCGGCGGCGGGTTCGGTGTCTTCGTTTTCCAGGGTATCGGGCAGACGGCCATAGACCTAGTGCTGCTTGGCGCCGTGCCGACCGTCGTCATGGCATTTGCCGCAGCGGTACTGCTCGACAGCCTCATCGAAGTGGTTTCCGGACGGAGGCAGGCATGA
- the osmF gene encoding glycine betaine ABC transporter substrate-binding protein OsmF, whose product MRQIKALTGALVAFAFLSSTAFAQVVVSSKIDTEGGVLGNVIKQVLEANDIAVEDRIQLGATPIMREAITAGEIDIYPEYTGNGAFFFDLADEPIWNDAAQAYAEVARLDLEANNIVWLTPSPANNTWAVAVRGDVAEANNLSTFTEFGAYVADGGEIKLAASSEFVNSAAALPKFQEVYGFTLSPDQLVVLSGGDTAATIAAAAQQTNGVNAAMVYGTDGGIAPSGLVVLEDDQGVQPVYQPAPIIRAEVLEQYPQIEELLTPVFEALTLEVLQELNGRVQVGGEPAAAVATDFLTQNGFLS is encoded by the coding sequence ATGCGTCAGATCAAAGCTCTCACGGGTGCGCTCGTTGCGTTCGCCTTCCTCTCCTCTACGGCGTTCGCGCAGGTGGTTGTATCCTCCAAGATCGACACCGAAGGCGGCGTACTGGGCAATGTCATCAAGCAGGTGCTCGAAGCCAACGACATCGCTGTGGAGGATCGTATCCAGCTGGGCGCGACGCCGATCATGCGCGAGGCCATCACAGCCGGCGAAATCGACATCTATCCCGAATATACCGGCAATGGTGCATTCTTCTTCGATCTGGCAGATGAACCGATCTGGAACGATGCCGCGCAGGCCTATGCCGAAGTGGCGCGCCTCGACCTTGAAGCCAACAACATCGTGTGGCTCACGCCCTCACCGGCGAACAATACCTGGGCCGTGGCCGTGCGCGGCGATGTGGCGGAAGCCAATAACCTCTCCACCTTCACCGAATTCGGCGCTTACGTGGCCGATGGCGGCGAGATCAAGCTCGCTGCGTCCTCGGAATTCGTCAATTCTGCCGCCGCGCTTCCAAAATTCCAGGAAGTCTATGGCTTCACGCTTAGCCCCGACCAGTTGGTCGTGCTCTCGGGTGGCGACACTGCGGCCACCATTGCCGCTGCCGCCCAGCAGACCAATGGGGTCAACGCCGCCATGGTCTACGGCACGGATGGCGGCATCGCCCCCTCCGGTCTCGTGGTGCTTGAAGATGACCAGGGTGTGCAACCCGTCTACCAGCCCGCGCCGATCATCCGCGCAGAAGTTCTGGAACAATATCCCCAGATCGAAGAACTGCTGACGCCGGTCTTCGAAGCCCTGACGCTGGAAGTCCTGCAGGAGCTGAACGGTCGCGTCCAGGTGGGCGGAGAGCCGGCCGCTGCCGTAGCTACCGATTTCCTGACCCAAAACGGCTTTCTGAGCTAA
- a CDS encoding response regulator: MKPRILVVDDEPQIQRFLRPALEASDFAVETAETAAMAKRLAATRAPALIVLDLGLPDGDGKEVIETVRAFSKVPIIVLSARDQEIEKIAALDAGADDYIEKPFGIGELLARIRVALRHAEPDAPLAGPQSFGTIVLDRDRRMVTRGTEAIHLTPKEYDLLVLLADNAGRVVTHATALQRLWGPAHKDDAQYLRVLIGQLRSKIDTDASSLIINEAGVGYRLSNL, translated from the coding sequence ATGAAGCCGCGAATTCTTGTCGTCGATGACGAACCGCAGATTCAGCGCTTCCTGCGACCAGCCCTTGAGGCCTCCGACTTCGCGGTCGAGACTGCCGAAACGGCAGCGATGGCCAAACGTCTTGCCGCGACACGGGCTCCGGCGCTGATCGTGCTCGATCTCGGCTTGCCCGATGGCGACGGAAAGGAAGTCATCGAGACCGTTCGCGCCTTCTCGAAAGTGCCCATCATCGTCTTGTCGGCGCGTGACCAGGAGATCGAGAAAATCGCAGCACTGGATGCGGGCGCCGATGACTATATCGAAAAGCCCTTCGGCATTGGCGAATTGCTGGCCCGCATCCGCGTCGCCTTGCGCCATGCCGAGCCGGACGCGCCCCTCGCCGGACCACAGAGCTTTGGCACTATCGTTCTCGACCGCGACAGACGAATGGTGACACGGGGCACTGAAGCGATCCACCTTACCCCCAAGGAATATGATCTTCTTGTGCTTCTCGCGGACAATGCCGGCCGCGTCGTGACCCACGCCACAGCCCTGCAACGGCTGTGGGGTCCGGCGCATAAGGACGATGCACAATATCTGCGAGTTCTAATCGGGCAATTGCGCTCCAAGATCGACACTGATGCCTCTAGCCTGATCATAAATGAGGCCGGCGTGGGCTATCGATTGTCTAACCTCTAG